One part of the Bacteroidota bacterium genome encodes these proteins:
- the plsX gene encoding phosphate acyltransferase PlsX, with amino-acid sequence MKIGIDIMGGDYAPNEVVLGVIQSLPELEGDTRLVLFGDEVAIKDLFSRENADISLVDIVHTTEVIGMDEQATRAIAGKPDSSISRGFEHLKAGKIDGFASAGNSGAMMVGAMFSVKTVPGILRPAISSVIPKEDGSWGLFLDAGANADCKPEHLQQFAILGSLFLEHVYGVPNPKVGLMNIGEEEEKGNMLCQATHPLLKNTREINFIGNIEGRDLFNDKADVIVCDGFTGNVILKLAESFYSLIRRRKIKDEYFDRFNFENYGGTPVLGVNAPVIIAHGISNARAIKNMIHITRKVTAAGLTEKIAQAVHESITQ; translated from the coding sequence ATGAAAATTGGGATTGATATTATGGGTGGTGATTATGCTCCGAACGAAGTCGTTCTGGGTGTAATTCAGTCACTTCCCGAATTGGAGGGTGATACCAGATTGGTACTCTTCGGTGATGAGGTAGCTATAAAAGACCTTTTCAGTCGTGAGAATGCCGATATCAGCTTGGTGGATATTGTTCATACGACCGAAGTGATCGGGATGGATGAACAAGCCACCAGAGCCATTGCCGGAAAACCCGATTCAAGTATTTCCCGCGGCTTTGAACACCTGAAAGCCGGTAAGATTGACGGATTTGCTTCTGCCGGTAACAGTGGGGCGATGATGGTGGGTGCCATGTTCAGTGTAAAAACTGTTCCCGGAATTTTGCGTCCCGCCATTAGTTCAGTTATTCCGAAGGAAGATGGAAGTTGGGGACTTTTTCTGGATGCCGGTGCCAATGCCGACTGTAAACCTGAACACCTGCAACAATTCGCCATCCTCGGTAGTCTATTCCTGGAACATGTGTATGGAGTGCCGAATCCCAAAGTGGGCTTGATGAATATTGGAGAAGAAGAAGAAAAAGGCAATATGCTTTGTCAGGCTACTCATCCATTATTGAAAAATACCAGGGAAATAAATTTCATTGGCAACATTGAAGGCCGTGATTTATTCAATGATAAAGCAGATGTTATTGTTTGTGATGGGTTCACAGGCAATGTTATTCTGAAGCTGGCCGAATCTTTTTACAGCCTCATCAGAAGAAGAAAAATAAAAGACGAATATTTTGATCGGTTTAATTTTGAGAATTACGGAGGTACGCCGGTGTTAGGTGTAAACGCACCCGTAATCATTGCTCACGGAATTTCGAATGCCCGTGCGATCAAAAACATGATTCACATAACACGGAAAGTTACCGCTGCCGGTCTGACGGAAAAAATCGCTCAGGCGGTACACGAAAGCATCACCCAATAA
- the rpmF gene encoding 50S ribosomal protein L32, with the protein MPNPKHKHSKSRRDKRRTHYKATAPTLAIDASTGEAHLWHRAFWHEGKLMYKGKIVMEREA; encoded by the coding sequence ATGCCAAATCCTAAACACAAACACTCGAAATCGAGAAGGGATAAACGCCGTACACATTACAAAGCAACTGCCCCTACATTGGCCATTGATGCCAGCACAGGAGAAGCCCATCTTTGGCATCGCGCCTTCTGGCACGAAGGAAAGTTAATGTATAAAGGCAAAATTGTAATGGAACGTGAGGCATAA
- a CDS encoding DUF177 domain-containing protein has product MAESPYLIRFIQLPTGQHEYTFRIDDTFFKDREGTIIHGASIEVDVVLHKSSGAMQLELKMKGEVTVDCMRCLEAFVLPIEIDRVLLVRMVETPTPEEDDIDAIHIAKTAYEIDLKNHLYDFLTLEVPYSPVHEDLPNGLPGCNPEILKHIKQLNKKEEEKKEEKGDDRWSVLRKIKLN; this is encoded by the coding sequence ATGGCTGAGTCTCCATATCTTATCCGGTTTATCCAGTTGCCAACCGGGCAGCATGAATACACATTCCGGATTGACGATACGTTCTTTAAAGATCGGGAAGGCACTATTATACATGGTGCTTCTATAGAAGTAGATGTTGTTCTTCATAAAAGTTCCGGTGCTATGCAACTGGAATTAAAAATGAAAGGCGAAGTCACTGTAGACTGTATGCGATGCCTCGAAGCATTTGTACTTCCTATTGAAATTGACAGAGTGCTTCTTGTTCGTATGGTGGAAACACCTACACCTGAAGAAGATGATATCGATGCCATTCATATTGCTAAAACGGCGTATGAAATTGACCTTAAAAATCACCTCTACGACTTCCTTACACTTGAAGTTCCTTACAGCCCTGTGCATGAGGACCTGCCCAATGGATTACCCGGTTGCAATCCGGAGATTCTGAAGCATATTAAACAGTTGAATAAAAAAGAGGAAGAAAAGAAGGAAGAAAAAGGGGATGATCGTTGGTCCGTGCTTCGAAAGATTAAATTAAACTAA
- a CDS encoding T9SS type A sorting domain-containing protein encodes MKNFFIPIAIVLSALFSSSPAQKFESSYNLPGNELGNDIAELSDGSIVTVGQSTSYGAGLNDMFVMKTTSSGSLLWIKYFGGSGEDAAKALTIGPNDEIYAAGFKTVGSLKDGMLVKLDANGVALWTKTFGGAGADEITDIGYRGNRLYMTGYTASAGAGAKDIWFLKTDTAGNSIQNKTHGYSADEEANTLTFTTDGNLVVAGRTASFTGFNVYTVKFNLSGDTLWTRKFNLYLNGGNSTTPSARGIAELTDQNLVMTGFGSDGIGNYPSAFHLRLDANGNTVYLKWSNLLSEGGLDVAAGKSGSYYLLISYGNFGERIVLKKFNQAGVETLYKNYQYPGGNSYAYFSEPTRLRVISGARLLITGGSYLHENNRDVYIAKLDSGGVAYTSVAPVITSSGSLSFCAGGSVILKVPSGYTRYSWGKTLPNQLSYMNVDNDSLLVTTSGSYFCTMWNSGGMRTTAIVLVSVTPQPTASITASGPTSYCAALGQSVSLSTPTGFTGYQWNLNGNPISGATLFYHAPSQAGTYTVTASNTCGTSVSTPVVINTTTPPTVNITCNSDYCFSGSGSCLLSMPGIGALQVPAYSGATYDWFVNNSLYASGNNVLLPPYPTGDYICNITTACGMISTPVFNVAGSFYGGNAIEHSGAVTGCGVGSSVALQAPPISTGSYQWYLNGFAIAGATSIVYTATQSGSYQVSYFDTYCQGNLYTIPLEVTLNTTAPAISAPGGASSCSGGIQLSATPVGPGITYTWYLGNSIVSTGSSSTFVANSSGAYKCYVTNPACGSKFTPAINISIGNPNAVASIQSSAICSGSTSTLTCSPSLTGVYSFQWRRNGNAINGAISPTYNASLQGSYTCLVTNACSSVVSNAVALTVNPVPSATIQTPSSTVVCTPLSVILNANNVAGATYQWYKGAIISGATQSSYTVTTAGSYSVRVTASGCSATSSPVVLTSSAGPVATLTSSGYPQICSGESLTLKAPSTAGFTYQWKKNNANISGATDSVYNAVSAGSYTVVVTNACASTTSSALAVNVKSKPSAIITPSGPLSFCAGDSVTLQANTGSGYTYYWKKGVNKIANAISSFYAAKTAGNYKVGVTSKFGCLKESLGAMVTVPCREEGATPEFVTLNDVLIYPNPSSGTFNLDFTNVVTEDVRIECTDMQGRYIEISLDKVSSEQYTIGGMAAGVYMLTFRSGEHVTTKRIVKL; translated from the coding sequence ATGAAGAATTTTTTCATCCCAATTGCTATCGTCCTTTCGGCTTTATTCTCTTCATCTCCCGCTCAAAAGTTCGAAAGCAGCTACAATTTGCCCGGAAATGAGCTGGGCAATGATATTGCCGAATTATCCGATGGCTCAATTGTCACGGTTGGTCAATCTACTTCTTATGGAGCCGGGTTGAATGATATGTTCGTGATGAAAACCACGTCAAGCGGAAGCCTGCTCTGGATAAAATATTTTGGCGGTAGCGGTGAAGATGCTGCAAAAGCCTTGACTATTGGTCCCAATGATGAAATTTATGCTGCCGGTTTTAAGACAGTAGGAAGTTTAAAGGATGGAATGCTGGTGAAGCTGGATGCCAATGGTGTGGCTTTATGGACGAAAACTTTCGGTGGGGCCGGTGCAGATGAAATTACCGATATCGGTTACCGTGGAAACAGACTATACATGACAGGTTATACTGCAAGTGCCGGAGCCGGAGCAAAAGACATCTGGTTTTTAAAAACCGACACTGCGGGAAATAGTATTCAAAATAAAACCCATGGTTATAGCGCCGATGAAGAAGCAAACACCCTGACTTTTACTACAGATGGCAATTTGGTGGTTGCAGGCAGAACGGCAAGCTTCACCGGATTCAATGTGTATACCGTAAAGTTTAATCTTTCAGGCGATACCTTATGGACGAGGAAATTCAATCTGTATCTGAACGGTGGAAACAGTACAACTCCGTCGGCCAGAGGAATTGCGGAACTAACAGACCAAAATTTAGTGATGACAGGATTTGGATCGGATGGGATCGGTAATTATCCAAGTGCTTTTCATTTGCGATTAGATGCCAATGGAAATACGGTTTATCTGAAATGGTCTAATTTACTCTCTGAAGGTGGACTGGATGTTGCAGCTGGAAAGAGCGGGAGCTATTATCTGTTAATTTCATATGGTAATTTTGGAGAGCGGATCGTTTTGAAGAAGTTTAATCAGGCAGGGGTGGAGACGCTCTATAAAAATTATCAATATCCGGGAGGTAATTCTTACGCCTATTTTTCTGAACCTACACGATTAAGGGTGATCAGCGGTGCGAGGCTATTGATAACCGGAGGTAGTTATTTGCACGAGAACAATCGGGATGTATATATTGCTAAATTAGATTCCGGTGGAGTAGCTTATACGTCGGTTGCACCGGTCATCACTTCTTCCGGATCTCTTTCTTTTTGTGCAGGAGGAAGTGTTATATTGAAAGTGCCTTCCGGTTATACACGTTATAGCTGGGGTAAAACACTACCAAATCAACTTTCTTATATGAATGTTGATAATGATTCGTTGTTGGTTACTACAAGTGGATCTTACTTCTGCACAATGTGGAATAGTGGAGGTATGCGGACTACAGCTATAGTACTGGTGAGTGTAACACCACAACCGACCGCTTCGATAACAGCTTCCGGTCCCACTTCATATTGTGCAGCCCTTGGCCAATCGGTAAGTTTATCCACCCCGACCGGCTTCACCGGTTATCAATGGAATCTCAATGGCAACCCCATTTCCGGTGCAACACTTTTTTATCATGCTCCTTCACAAGCCGGTACTTACACTGTCACCGCTAGCAATACTTGTGGAACTTCTGTTTCCACACCCGTTGTAATTAATACCACCACTCCTCCTACTGTGAATATTACTTGCAATTCCGACTATTGTTTCTCCGGGTCAGGAAGCTGTTTATTATCTATGCCCGGGATAGGAGCATTGCAGGTACCCGCCTATTCAGGAGCTACCTATGACTGGTTTGTGAACAATAGTTTATATGCCTCCGGCAATAATGTATTGTTGCCTCCCTATCCCACCGGTGATTATATCTGTAATATTACTACAGCCTGTGGAATGATTTCTACACCTGTATTTAATGTTGCAGGCAGTTTCTATGGGGGGAATGCAATTGAACATTCTGGCGCTGTAACCGGATGCGGAGTGGGATCTTCGGTTGCGCTTCAGGCACCTCCAATTTCTACAGGAAGTTATCAATGGTATTTAAATGGTTTTGCAATTGCAGGTGCTACATCAATTGTGTATACTGCTACTCAAAGTGGTTCTTATCAGGTTAGTTATTTTGATACATATTGTCAGGGTAATCTTTATACAATTCCTTTAGAAGTAACTCTCAATACAACTGCACCGGCTATATCAGCTCCGGGAGGTGCTTCCAGTTGCTCAGGTGGCATTCAGCTTTCGGCAACGCCTGTAGGTCCCGGAATCACCTATACCTGGTATCTCGGAAATTCCATCGTAAGTACAGGCTCATCTTCCACCTTTGTTGCCAATTCATCCGGAGCATACAAATGCTATGTCACTAACCCGGCTTGTGGAAGTAAATTTACACCGGCTATCAATATCAGCATTGGTAATCCGAATGCAGTAGCATCTATCCAGAGTTCAGCAATTTGTTCAGGGAGTACGTCAACCCTTACATGCAGTCCATCATTGACCGGGGTTTATTCTTTTCAGTGGAGAAGAAACGGAAATGCAATTAACGGTGCAATATCGCCAACCTACAACGCCAGCCTTCAGGGTTCATATACCTGTTTAGTTACCAATGCCTGTTCTTCTGTTGTGAGTAATGCCGTTGCCTTAACCGTAAATCCTGTTCCATCCGCAACCATTCAAACTCCTTCCTCAACTGTAGTTTGCACACCCTTATCAGTAATCCTGAACGCGAATAATGTTGCAGGAGCGACTTATCAATGGTATAAGGGTGCTATTATCAGTGGTGCAACACAGTCTTCTTATACAGTAACAACAGCAGGCTCTTATTCGGTAAGAGTGACAGCGAGCGGATGTTCGGCTACAAGTTCACCTGTGGTTCTAACCTCTTCTGCCGGACCTGTTGCTACGTTAACTTCCAGTGGTTATCCTCAAATTTGTAGCGGAGAATCACTCACGTTGAAAGCGCCATCCACAGCCGGTTTTACTTACCAATGGAAGAAGAACAATGCCAATATTTCAGGTGCCACTGATTCCGTTTATAATGCTGTAAGTGCAGGGTCGTATACAGTTGTGGTAACAAATGCCTGTGCTTCGACTACTTCATCTGCTCTGGCGGTCAATGTTAAATCCAAACCATCAGCAATAATTACTCCTTCAGGACCACTCTCCTTTTGCGCCGGTGACAGTGTTACCTTGCAGGCCAATACCGGATCCGGTTATACCTATTACTGGAAGAAGGGTGTAAATAAAATTGCAAATGCCATTAGCTCATTCTACGCTGCAAAAACAGCCGGAAATTATAAAGTGGGAGTTACCAGTAAGTTTGGCTGTTTAAAGGAGTCTTTAGGGGCAATGGTGACTGTTCCTTGTCGCGAAGAGGGAGCAACACCGGAGTTCGTCACTCTAAACGATGTACTGATTTATCCTAATCCTTCTTCAGGTACTTTCAATTTAGATTTTACCAATGTTGTTACAGAAGATGTACGTATTGAATGTACGGATATGCAAGGCCGTTATATAGAAATCTCTTTAGACAAAGTTTCTTCTGAGCAATATACCATTGGTGGAATGGCTGCAGGAGTGTATATGTTGACATTTCGTTCAGGAGAACATGTAACTACTAAACGGATCGTTAAATTATAA